From one Plectropomus leopardus isolate mb chromosome 8, YSFRI_Pleo_2.0, whole genome shotgun sequence genomic stretch:
- the LOC121947479 gene encoding neurexophilin-2-like — protein sequence MEKRYCCCCKMRALCLNFAITCLWLLPSAVQETAKPLDLDFQSQQWREEKGGTGDTVGAALKVKHIFKDLQIISTKQKTPAYGSLGPYGWPQNFSQALDQYLYRPPPKSKPPAKTSIKGKKILGWGDFYFNVKTMKFSLLVTGKIVDHINGTFSVYFRHNSSRLGNISVSIVPPSKAVGWEVLDPVAPSDHTKNSVLVPDLTSQFQSPPQSTSSTSPDQQKQQQDMMMVSELNCRIEYQRTNRSKKTKPCMYDPGQTCYSENTQSQAAWICAKPFKVICIFIAFTGTDYRLVQKVCPDHNFQTEQNQQHFG from the coding sequence GTCCAAGAAACAGCCAAGCCCTTGGACTTGGACTTTCAGAGCCAGCaatggagagaggagaaaggaggcaCAGGAGACACTGTGGGAGCTGCTTTGAAAGTTAAACATATCTTCAAAGACTTACAGATCATCtccaccaaacaaaaaacacctgcttaTGGCTCTCTCGGCCCGTATGGATGGCCTCAGAACTTCTCCCAAGCCCTAGACCAGTATCTGTACCGCCCTCCTCCTAAATCCAAACCTCCCGCAAAAACATCCATAAAGGGCAAGAAAATCCTAGGTTGGGGTGATTTTTACTtcaatgtgaaaacaatgaaatttaGCCTCTTGGTGACGGGGAAAATCGTGGACCACATCAACGGCACATTCAGTGTCTACTTCCGCCACAACTCATCCCGTCTGGGGAACATATCTGTCAGCATCGTCCCACCTTCCAAAGCTGTAGGATGGGAGGTTTTAGATCCAGTGGCTCCGAGCGATCACACCAAAAACTCAGTCCTGGTTCCAGATCTGACATCCCAGTTCCAGAGCCCACCTCAGTCTACCAGCTCCACTTCTCCAGaccagcagaagcagcagcaggacatGATGATGGTGAGTGAACTCAACTGCCGCATCGAGTACCAAAGAACCAACCGGTCCAAGAAGACCAAGCCCTGCATGTATGACCCGGGGCAGACCTGCTACTCAGAAAACACCCAGTCCCAGGCAGCCTGGATCTGCGCCAAACCCTTTAAGGTTATATGCATCTTCATCGCCTTCACCGGCACCGATTACAGGCTGGTGCAGAAAGTCTGTCCAGATCACAACTTTCAGACCGAGCAGAACCAGCAGCACTTCGGATGA